The Primulina tabacum isolate GXHZ01 chromosome 16, ASM2559414v2, whole genome shotgun sequence genome window below encodes:
- the LOC142529025 gene encoding histidine-containing phosphotransfer protein 1-like, which translates to MEIVGQLQRHYLDFFTSLNREGFLDDQFVQLHKLQDESNPDFVVEVVSLYFEDSEKLINNLTTALQQRVVDFKQIDAHVHQFKGSSSSIGAQRVKNLCVVFRDYCEEKNLDGCLKCLQEVKHEYYIVKNKLETMIRLERQILEAGGTIPI; encoded by the exons ATGGAGATTGTGGGCCAGTTGCAGAGACATTATCTTGACTTTTTTACTTCTCTCAACCGTGAG GGATTCTTGGATGATCAGTTTGTGCAGTTGCATAAGCTGCAAGATGAGAGCAACCCAGATTTTGTTGTGGAGGTGGTTTCGCTTTACTTTGAGGATTCCGAAAAGCTTATTAATAATTTAACCACTGCACT TCAACAGCGTGTCGTGGATTTTAAGCAGATTGATGCACATGTTCACCAGTTCAAGGGTAGCAGTTCAAG TATAGGTGCGCAAAGAGTGAAGAACTTGTGTGTTGTCTTCAGAGATTACTGTGAGGAGAAGAACCTTGACGG GTGCTTGAAGTGTTTGCAGGAAGTGAAACATGAGTACTATATTGTGAAGAACAAGCTAGAAACTATGATTCGG CTGGAGCGACAGATCTTGGAAGCCGGTGGGACAATTCCGATATAG
- the LOC142528891 gene encoding autophagy-related protein 18g-like, translating into MRRSKGKNIKLLPYSLRVISSCIKTVSTNASTAVRSAGASVAASISSSGDDRKEQVLWAGFDKLELSPTALRHVLLIGYLKGFQVFDVEDACSFIELVSRRCGPVTYLQILPAPANCNGAEVYKKSHPMLVVVGGDDNERITRPQSTRSFTNGATEASMKSSFDPPSTVRFYSMKLNEYVKVVDFKSAVFMVRCSLQVVAIGLEEQVYCFDALTLEKKFLVVTYPVPRSREQVPVGMGAGYGPMAVGPRWLAYPPNRPFMLNTGRMSPKNLSSSVSPSTSPGNGTLMARYAVESSRHLAAGILTLGDMGYKKLSKYCPELLHESPSSPGWKIGKLAASEPENAGVVAVKDLVSSEVISQFRAHTSPISALCFDPSGTLLVTASVHGNNINVFRILPSHKGKGSGCNDWSTSHVHLYKLYRGITTAVIQDICFSKYSQWIAIISSRGTCHIFVLSPFGGDDGIQALQTHEQGTLLCLASSPPWWSTSSFTTNEQHYSPPHTCTLSIVTRIKCSDSGLLNSVSNAAASMVGNTSVPSGAISAVFHNSKSTGSLDVLSSSNALEHILVYTPSGFVVQYEIQSSLGVELSECRTNSWSTAQVNPQHEEFRVKVDPAQWWDVCRRLDDLEIEEFLSGIFHGENAYLDNSKIDSQEECPGGKELVKSDTMKSAERTPWYLSNAEVQINSCRLPIWQKSKIYFLAMEPPRAECYFGGEFEIEMLTSHELEIRHKDLLPVFDHYSSARPGWTSRSVSSDGRYHSASTDSCQAREATGGPRIISHSNPPSDSSTENSGGMEKAEDFGHFFKEGYCSKPELGEYHDSTEVATEEVDVAGASNTHDEEEKSEEGWIGGMFDFSEDG; encoded by the exons ATGAGGCGAAGCAAGGGGAAAAACATCAAATTGCTGCCTTATTCTTTGAGAGTTATTTCGTCTTGTATCAAAACGGTATCGACGAATGCTAGCACCGCAGTGCGGTCTGCCGGTGCGTCCGTCGCCGCCTCCATTTCTTCCTCTGGAGACGATCGAAAAGAGCAG GTATTATGGGCTGGTTTTGACAAATTAGAGCTTAGTCCAACAGCCTTGAGGCATGTCTTATTGATTGGTTATCTAAAGGGTTTCCAAGTTTTTGATGTTGAGGATGCCTGTAGCTTTATTGAACTGGTTTCAAGGCGTTGCGGACCAGTTACTTATTTACAAATTCTTCCAGCTCCAGCAAATTGTAATGGTGCTGAAGTGTACAAAAAATCACATCCTATGCTAGTAGTTGTTGGTGGGGACGATAATGAAAGGATCACTCGACCTCAGAGTACTCGGTCTTTCACTAATGGTGCAACAGAAGCATCTATGAAGAGCTCGTTTGACCCCCCATCTACTGTTCGATTTTACTCAATGAAATTGAATGAATATGTGAAGGTGGTTGATTTTAAATCTGCAGTGTTTATGGTTAGATGCAGCCTACAAGTGGTAGCTATTGGTCTTGAAGAACAA GTATATTGCTTCGATGCACTTACGCTTGAGAAAAAATTTCTCGTGGTCACCTATCCTGTTCCCCGATCCAGAGAGCAAGTACCTGTTGGAATGGGGGCTGGGTATGGTCCAATGGCTGTTGGACCTAGGTGGTTGGCTTACCCGCCTAATCGCCCATTTATGTTAAATACGGGCCGCATGAGTCCAAAGAACCTTTCTTCTAGTGTTAGTCCTTCCACATCTCCAGGGAATGGAACCCTGATGGCTCGTTATGCAGTGGAATCCAGCAGACACTTAGCTGCAGGGATACTTACCCTGGGTGACATGGGTTATAAAAAACTATCCAAATACTGTCCTGAGCTTCTTCATGAGAGTCCCAGTTCTCCTGGTTGGAAAATTGGGAAGCTAGCAGCATCTGAACCAGAGAATGCTGGTGTA GTAGCTGTGAAGGACCTTGTTTCCTCTGAAGTTATATCACAATTTAGGGCTCATACAAGTCCAATATCTGCTTTATGTTTTGATCCAAGTGGAACTCTTCTGGTTACTGCTTCTGTACATGGAAATAATATAAATGTTTTTAGGATCTTGCCTTCTCATAAAGGCAAAGGATCAGGCTGTAACGACTGGAGCACTTCACATGTGCATCTTTACAAGTTGTATCGGGGTATAACAACTGCT gtAATCCAGGACATCTGTTTTAGTAAATATAGTCAGTGGATTGCTATTATTTCATCTAGAGGAACTTGCCATATCTTTGTTTTGTCCCCTTTCGGGGGAGACGATGGTATTCAAGCTTTACAGACTCATGAGCAAGGTACCTTGCTGTGTTTAGCTTCATCTCCACCGTGGTGGTCTACTTCATCTTTCACCACAAATGAACAACATTATTCTCCTCCGCATACTTGTACCCTTTCTATCGTCACCCGGATAAAATGCAGTGACTCCGGCTTGCTTAATTCAGTAAGCAATGCTGCTGCTTCAATGGTTGGGAATACAAGTGTACCATCTGGAGCTATTTCTGCTGTTTTTCATAATTCTAAGTCTACTGGTTCTTTGGATGTTCTTTCGAGCTCCAATGCTTTGGAGCACATCTTAGTTTATACGCCATCAGGCTTTGTTGTTCAATATGAAATTCAATCATCATTAGGGGTTGAACTGAGCGAGTGTAGAACCAATTCCTGGTCAACTGCACAAGTGAACCCACAACACGAAGAATTCAGGGTCAAAGTTGACCCTGCACAATGGTGGGATGTTTGCAGAAGACTAGATGATCTTGAAATTGAAGAATTTTTATCTGGCATCTTTCATGGAGAGAACGCTTATCTTGACAACTCTAAAATTGATTCCCAGGAGGAGTGTCCTGGGGGGAAAGAATTGGTTAAGAGTGACACGATGAAATCTGCAGAAAGAACACCCTGGTATCTGTCTAATGCTGAAGTGCAAATAAACTCTTGCAGATTACCCATATGGCAAAAGTCAAAG ATATATTTCCTTGCAATGGAACCTCCAAGAGCTGAATGTTATTTTGGTGGGGAGTTTGAAATTGAGATGTTGACTTCACATGAATTGGAGATAAGACACAAGGATTTGTTGCCAGTATTTGACCATTACTCTAGTGCAAGGCCTGGATGGACTAGCCG ATCTGTGTCGTCTGATGGACGATATCATAGTGCTTCCACTGATAGTTGTCAAGCTAGAGAGGCAACTGGTGGCCCACGTATTATTTCTCATTCAAATCCACCATCAGATAGTTCTACTGAAAACTCGGGAG gaatggagaaagCAGAAGATTTTGGGCATTTCTTCAAGGAAGGCTACTGCAGTAAGCCAGAGTTAGGCGAATACCACGACTCAACTGAAGTTGCAACCGAAGAGGTGGATGTCGCTGGTGCTAGCAACACTCACGATGAGGAGGAAAAATCTGAGGAAGGCTGGATCGGTGGGATGTTTGATTTTTCCGAAGATG GTTGA
- the LOC142528997 gene encoding receptor-like cytosolic serine/threonine-protein kinase RBK2 isoform X3, with amino-acid sequence MHTSSVQLKAKILYLFRKRSKKSQAWLWKTTQKKSSVSVCFSILLYGEMEMDKDKSKACSPDTVLEDFLRSAESETDSSKATSTSQSEVQIDPKPGSRWAEFFQLLRVKSKGQLTTLHSLKFRNLSRRFSSSAEEEVLGVTSAVLDPHLNYFKPQWKNFTFSELQTATCNFSQGYLIGKGGYAEVYRGCLKGGQLVAIKRLIKGLAEERIIDFLSELGIMAHINHPNTAKLMGYGVEGGVYLVLELSPLGSVASMLHSYREKLKWDIRHKIGIGTAKGLLYLHEGCQRRIIHRDIKAANILLTEDFEPQICDFGLAKWLPDRWTHLTVLNVEGTFGYLAPEFLMHGIVDEKTDVFAFGVLLLELISGRRALDYSQQSLVMWAKHLLKKNRIRELVDPSLGDNYNPIHLNLMILAASLCVQQSPIRRPRMSQILLLLRGSCGSLELIRKRKKLSSWKNYYKELFSAEEHSFSRDFNGLNLQTRMTLDT; translated from the exons ATGCACACATCGAGTGTGCAGCTGAAGGCAAAAATACTCTATTTGTTTAGAAAACGATCTAAAAAATCGCAAGCTTGGCTTTGGAAAACCACACAAAAGAAATCCTCTGTTTCTGTCTGCTTCAGTATTCTACTCTACGGTG AAATGGAGATGGATAAAGATAAATCAAAGGCCTGTTCCCCTGATACTGTGCTTGAGGACTTCCTAAGAAGTGCTGAATCTGAAACAGATTCCTCCAAAGCTACAAGCACGTCACAATCAGAAGTTCAGATTGATCCGAAACCGGGTTCGAGATGGGCCGAATTTTTTCAATTATTGAGAGTTAAATCCAAAGGGCAGTTAACCACATTGCATTCCCTCAAATTCCGCAATTTATCTAGAAGATTTAGCAGTAGTGCTGAAGAGGAAGTTTTAGGGGTGACAAGTGCGGTATTAGATCCTCATCTGAACTATTTCAAGCCCCAATGGAAGAATTTTACCTTCTCAGAACTCCAGACAGCAACCTGCAATTTTTCCCAAG GATATTTGATCGGGAAAGGCGGTTATGCTGAAGTCTATCGAGGTTGTTTGAAAGGGGGCCAGCTTGTTGCGATCAAGCGTTTGATTAAAGGCCTAGCGGAGGAAAGAATCATTGATTTTCTATCAGAACTTGGCATAATGGCTCACATAAATCATCCAAACACTGCTAAATTGATGGGTTACGGCGTTGAAGGAGGGGTGTACCTTGTTCTTGAGTTGTCTCCCCTTGGAAGCGTGGCTTCTATGCTTCACAGTTA TAGAGAGAAACTCAAGTGGGATATTCGGCACAAGATTGGGATAGGCACAGCAAAAGGATTGCTGTACCTTCATGAAGGATGTCAGAGAAGAATCATTCATAGAGATATTAAGGCTGCAAATATATTGCTTACGGAGGACTTTGAACCTCAG aTTTGTGATTTTGGGCTAGCTAAATGGCTCCCAGATCGATGGACTCACCTTActgttttaaatgttgaaggcACTTTCGG GTATCTAGCACCTGAATTTCTAATGCATGGAATAGTAGATGAAAAAACTGATGTATTCGCCTTCGGGGTTCTGCTGTTGGAACTTATTTCTGGACGTCGAGCCCTGGATTACTCTCAGCAAAGCCTTGTTATGTGG GCTAAACATCTGCTAAAAAAGAACAGAATCAGAGAACTTGTAGATCCCTCACTTGGTGATAACTACAATCCCATACACTTAAATCTCATGATCCTGGCTGCTTCATTATGTGTCCAACAATCTCCGATTCGGCGCCCTCGAATGAGTCAG ATTCTGCTGCTTTTGAGAGGGAGCTGTGGCAGCCTAGAGCTGATTAGAAAACGTAAGAAGTTGTCAAGTTGGAAGAACTATTACAAAGAGCTTTTTAGTGCAGAAGAACACAGCTTCAGCAGAGACttcaatggtttgaatctgCAAACACGCATGACCCTTGATACTTAA
- the LOC142528997 gene encoding receptor-like cytosolic serine/threonine-protein kinase RBK2 isoform X2, translated as MHTSSVQLKAKILYLFRKRSKKSQAWLWKTTQKKSSVSVCFSILLYGEMEMDKDKSKACSPDTVLEDFLRSAESETDSSKATSTSQSEVQIDPKPGSRWAEFFQLLRVKSKGQLTTLHSLKFRNLSRRFSSSAEEEVLGVTSAVLDPHLNYFKPQWKNFTFSELQTATCNFSQGYLIGKGGYAEVYRGCLKGGQLVAIKRLIKGLAEERIIDFLSELGIMAHINHPNTAKLMGYGVEGGVYLVLELSPLGSVASMLHNSREKLKWDIRHKIGIGTAKGLLYLHEGCQRRIIHRDIKAANILLTEDFEPQICDFGLAKWLPDRWTHLTVLNVEGTFGYLAPEFLMHGIVDEKTDVFAFGVLLLELISGRRALDYSQQSLVMWAKHLLKKNRIRELVDPSLGDNYNPIHLNLMILAASLCVQQSPIRRPRMSQILLLLRGSCGSLELIRKRKKLSSWKNYYKELFSAEEHSFSRDFNGLNLQTRMTLDT; from the exons ATGCACACATCGAGTGTGCAGCTGAAGGCAAAAATACTCTATTTGTTTAGAAAACGATCTAAAAAATCGCAAGCTTGGCTTTGGAAAACCACACAAAAGAAATCCTCTGTTTCTGTCTGCTTCAGTATTCTACTCTACGGTG AAATGGAGATGGATAAAGATAAATCAAAGGCCTGTTCCCCTGATACTGTGCTTGAGGACTTCCTAAGAAGTGCTGAATCTGAAACAGATTCCTCCAAAGCTACAAGCACGTCACAATCAGAAGTTCAGATTGATCCGAAACCGGGTTCGAGATGGGCCGAATTTTTTCAATTATTGAGAGTTAAATCCAAAGGGCAGTTAACCACATTGCATTCCCTCAAATTCCGCAATTTATCTAGAAGATTTAGCAGTAGTGCTGAAGAGGAAGTTTTAGGGGTGACAAGTGCGGTATTAGATCCTCATCTGAACTATTTCAAGCCCCAATGGAAGAATTTTACCTTCTCAGAACTCCAGACAGCAACCTGCAATTTTTCCCAAG GATATTTGATCGGGAAAGGCGGTTATGCTGAAGTCTATCGAGGTTGTTTGAAAGGGGGCCAGCTTGTTGCGATCAAGCGTTTGATTAAAGGCCTAGCGGAGGAAAGAATCATTGATTTTCTATCAGAACTTGGCATAATGGCTCACATAAATCATCCAAACACTGCTAAATTGATGGGTTACGGCGTTGAAGGAGGGGTGTACCTTGTTCTTGAGTTGTCTCCCCTTGGAAGCGTGGCTTCTATGCTTCACA ACAGTAGAGAGAAACTCAAGTGGGATATTCGGCACAAGATTGGGATAGGCACAGCAAAAGGATTGCTGTACCTTCATGAAGGATGTCAGAGAAGAATCATTCATAGAGATATTAAGGCTGCAAATATATTGCTTACGGAGGACTTTGAACCTCAG aTTTGTGATTTTGGGCTAGCTAAATGGCTCCCAGATCGATGGACTCACCTTActgttttaaatgttgaaggcACTTTCGG GTATCTAGCACCTGAATTTCTAATGCATGGAATAGTAGATGAAAAAACTGATGTATTCGCCTTCGGGGTTCTGCTGTTGGAACTTATTTCTGGACGTCGAGCCCTGGATTACTCTCAGCAAAGCCTTGTTATGTGG GCTAAACATCTGCTAAAAAAGAACAGAATCAGAGAACTTGTAGATCCCTCACTTGGTGATAACTACAATCCCATACACTTAAATCTCATGATCCTGGCTGCTTCATTATGTGTCCAACAATCTCCGATTCGGCGCCCTCGAATGAGTCAG ATTCTGCTGCTTTTGAGAGGGAGCTGTGGCAGCCTAGAGCTGATTAGAAAACGTAAGAAGTTGTCAAGTTGGAAGAACTATTACAAAGAGCTTTTTAGTGCAGAAGAACACAGCTTCAGCAGAGACttcaatggtttgaatctgCAAACACGCATGACCCTTGATACTTAA
- the LOC142528997 gene encoding receptor-like cytosolic serine/threonine-protein kinase RBK2 isoform X1, translating to MHTSSVQLKAKILYLFRKRSKKSQAWLWKTTQKKSSVSVCFSILLYGEMEMDKDKSKACSPDTVLEDFLRSAESETDSSKATSTSQSEVQIDPKPGSRWAEFFQLLRVKSKGQLTTLHSLKFRNLSRRFSSSAEEEVLGVTSAVLDPHLNYFKPQWKNFTFSELQTATCNFSQGYLIGKGGYAEVYRGCLKGGQLVAIKRLIKGLAEERIIDFLSELGIMAHINHPNTAKLMGYGVEGGVYLVLELSPLGSVASMLHNSREKLKWDIRHKIGIGTAKGLLYLHEGCQRRIIHRDIKAANILLTEDFEPQICDFGLAKWLPDRWTHLTVLNVEGTFGFVESNVPQFFSTHFCRMIGIWCYCCRYLAPEFLMHGIVDEKTDVFAFGVLLLELISGRRALDYSQQSLVMWAKHLLKKNRIRELVDPSLGDNYNPIHLNLMILAASLCVQQSPIRRPRMSQILLLLRGSCGSLELIRKRKKLSSWKNYYKELFSAEEHSFSRDFNGLNLQTRMTLDT from the exons ATGCACACATCGAGTGTGCAGCTGAAGGCAAAAATACTCTATTTGTTTAGAAAACGATCTAAAAAATCGCAAGCTTGGCTTTGGAAAACCACACAAAAGAAATCCTCTGTTTCTGTCTGCTTCAGTATTCTACTCTACGGTG AAATGGAGATGGATAAAGATAAATCAAAGGCCTGTTCCCCTGATACTGTGCTTGAGGACTTCCTAAGAAGTGCTGAATCTGAAACAGATTCCTCCAAAGCTACAAGCACGTCACAATCAGAAGTTCAGATTGATCCGAAACCGGGTTCGAGATGGGCCGAATTTTTTCAATTATTGAGAGTTAAATCCAAAGGGCAGTTAACCACATTGCATTCCCTCAAATTCCGCAATTTATCTAGAAGATTTAGCAGTAGTGCTGAAGAGGAAGTTTTAGGGGTGACAAGTGCGGTATTAGATCCTCATCTGAACTATTTCAAGCCCCAATGGAAGAATTTTACCTTCTCAGAACTCCAGACAGCAACCTGCAATTTTTCCCAAG GATATTTGATCGGGAAAGGCGGTTATGCTGAAGTCTATCGAGGTTGTTTGAAAGGGGGCCAGCTTGTTGCGATCAAGCGTTTGATTAAAGGCCTAGCGGAGGAAAGAATCATTGATTTTCTATCAGAACTTGGCATAATGGCTCACATAAATCATCCAAACACTGCTAAATTGATGGGTTACGGCGTTGAAGGAGGGGTGTACCTTGTTCTTGAGTTGTCTCCCCTTGGAAGCGTGGCTTCTATGCTTCACA ACAGTAGAGAGAAACTCAAGTGGGATATTCGGCACAAGATTGGGATAGGCACAGCAAAAGGATTGCTGTACCTTCATGAAGGATGTCAGAGAAGAATCATTCATAGAGATATTAAGGCTGCAAATATATTGCTTACGGAGGACTTTGAACCTCAG aTTTGTGATTTTGGGCTAGCTAAATGGCTCCCAGATCGATGGACTCACCTTActgttttaaatgttgaaggcACTTTCGGGTTTGTGGAATCTAACGTTCCTCAATTCTTTTCAACCCATTTTTGTAGAATGATCGGTATTTGGTGCTATTGCTGCAGGTATCTAGCACCTGAATTTCTAATGCATGGAATAGTAGATGAAAAAACTGATGTATTCGCCTTCGGGGTTCTGCTGTTGGAACTTATTTCTGGACGTCGAGCCCTGGATTACTCTCAGCAAAGCCTTGTTATGTGG GCTAAACATCTGCTAAAAAAGAACAGAATCAGAGAACTTGTAGATCCCTCACTTGGTGATAACTACAATCCCATACACTTAAATCTCATGATCCTGGCTGCTTCATTATGTGTCCAACAATCTCCGATTCGGCGCCCTCGAATGAGTCAG ATTCTGCTGCTTTTGAGAGGGAGCTGTGGCAGCCTAGAGCTGATTAGAAAACGTAAGAAGTTGTCAAGTTGGAAGAACTATTACAAAGAGCTTTTTAGTGCAGAAGAACACAGCTTCAGCAGAGACttcaatggtttgaatctgCAAACACGCATGACCCTTGATACTTAA